The following are encoded in a window of bacterium genomic DNA:
- a CDS encoding ATP-binding protein: protein MTSDSKIRPRTRDAIIQSLRAGVTPRIGQAHIQVGRADEVKALIRDIDRIGDGGASFRLVIGDYGSGKTFFLNLVRSIALQKKLVTAHADLNPDRRLHASGGQARSLYQELMRSIATRSKPDGGALQSVVERFVSSARSQAGKDGVAAESIIRERLAALTEMVGGYDFAEVVSAYWRGHETGDDTLKSSAVRWLRGEFATKTDARKALGVRTIVDDSNVYDHLKLMARFVRLAGYSGFLVCLDEMVNLYKLPSGRARSANYEQILRILNDSLQGAAVGLGFVLGGTPEFLLDTRKGLYSYEALESRLATNSFAQEGLVDMTAPVVRLANLSPEDLYVLLQNIRHVYAAGDPASYLVPDDALNAFMKHCSNRIGEAYFRTPRNTIKEFVNLLAVLAQNPEASWQQLVGTVEIPDEGNPDLAPIEASDEDDDGLASFQL from the coding sequence ATCCGGCCGAGGACTCGTGACGCGATCATCCAGTCTCTCCGAGCGGGTGTCACGCCGCGAATCGGCCAAGCCCACATCCAAGTCGGGCGCGCGGACGAAGTAAAGGCCCTGATCCGAGACATCGATAGAATCGGTGATGGCGGAGCGAGCTTCCGCCTCGTGATCGGCGACTACGGCTCGGGAAAGACTTTCTTCCTGAACCTGGTCCGCTCGATCGCCCTGCAGAAGAAGCTCGTCACCGCGCACGCTGATCTCAATCCAGATCGACGCCTGCACGCAAGCGGCGGGCAGGCTCGCTCGCTCTATCAGGAACTGATGCGCAGCATCGCCACCCGATCGAAACCTGACGGTGGGGCGCTGCAGAGTGTAGTGGAGCGTTTCGTGTCGAGCGCCCGATCCCAGGCCGGCAAAGACGGGGTCGCGGCAGAGTCGATCATCCGGGAGCGACTTGCGGCACTCACCGAAATGGTCGGGGGGTACGACTTCGCGGAGGTGGTCTCAGCCTATTGGCGCGGGCACGAGACTGGCGACGACACCCTCAAGTCAAGCGCCGTCCGGTGGCTGCGCGGTGAGTTCGCAACAAAGACGGATGCTCGCAAGGCACTCGGCGTCCGTACGATTGTCGATGACTCGAACGTCTACGACCATCTCAAGTTGATGGCGCGCTTCGTGCGCCTGGCCGGTTACAGCGGCTTCCTCGTCTGTCTCGACGAGATGGTCAACCTCTACAAACTTCCGAGCGGGCGAGCGCGCAGCGCCAACTACGAGCAGATCCTTCGCATCCTGAACGACAGCCTGCAGGGCGCTGCGGTGGGACTTGGGTTCGTGCTCGGAGGAACGCCTGAGTTCCTGCTTGACACCCGAAAGGGGCTCTACAGCTACGAGGCGCTAGAATCACGACTCGCAACCAACTCATTCGCACAGGAGGGGCTCGTAGATATGACCGCTCCTGTGGTGCGTCTCGCCAACCTCTCGCCCGAAGATCTCTACGTTCTGCTCCAGAACATCCGCCACGTATATGCGGCCGGGGATCCAGCCAGTTACCTCGTCCCCGACGACGCACTCAATGCGTTCATGAAGCACTGCTCCAATCGCATCGGCGAGGCGTACTTCCGAACACCCCGCAATACGATCAAGGAATTCGTAAACCTGCTTGCCGTGCTCGCCCAGAACCCCGAGGCTTCTTGGCAGCAACTGGTCGGAACAGTCGAGATTCCCGATGAGGGCAATCCCGATCTCGCACCGATCGAAGCATCCGACGAAGATGACGATGGGCTCGCCTCCTTCCAGCTCTGA